Proteins from a genomic interval of Mycobacterium paragordonae:
- a CDS encoding helix-turn-helix domain-containing protein yields MSWERLGDEVRLRRKHLKLTQPEVAERGGLSVATIRAIETNRAGRLSPRLRRALERAIEWEPGTIDTVLEGGGPRPVATTTAPASRAGGQNPAATAERFARARWMLKMRRSFSQHRDGMAASARAALDEEFATAAREMEEALIWMLPWLDDGERAEAIRILAELRDG; encoded by the coding sequence ATGTCGTGGGAGCGGCTCGGCGATGAGGTGCGGCTTCGGCGCAAGCACCTCAAACTGACGCAGCCTGAGGTGGCCGAGCGCGGTGGGCTTTCGGTGGCCACGATCCGCGCCATCGAGACCAACCGCGCAGGCCGTCTTAGTCCGCGGCTGCGCCGCGCACTGGAGCGCGCGATTGAGTGGGAGCCGGGCACCATCGACACCGTGCTCGAGGGCGGTGGCCCACGCCCAGTGGCTACCACCACCGCCCCCGCGTCGCGAGCAGGTGGCCAGAATCCGGCGGCGACTGCGGAGCGTTTCGCCAGGGCCCGCTGGATGCTCAAGATGCGGCGCTCGTTTTCCCAGCACCGAGACGGTATGGCTGCCTCAGCGCGGGCCGCGCTCGACGAAGAGTTCGCCACCGCGGCCCGCGAGATGGAAGAAGCGCTGATTTGGATGCTGCCGTGGTTAGACGATGGCGAACGCGCCGAGGCGATCCGGATTCTGGCGGAGCTGCGCGACGGCTAA
- a CDS encoding WhiB family transcriptional regulator has product MPTSVRLFHTADTELACRQHPDMFFNPHRMRRAVSLCAGCPFRGRCGYNAVATGATHGVWGGMVLPGDYPSKLAPIYARLAEQFEQCRRSEVGDVPVAALHNVEDRDSPPATYAGAA; this is encoded by the coding sequence ATGCCGACCTCTGTACGGCTGTTTCACACCGCTGACACCGAGTTGGCCTGCCGCCAACACCCCGACATGTTCTTCAACCCCCACCGGATGCGCCGGGCTGTCAGCCTGTGCGCCGGTTGCCCTTTCCGCGGACGCTGCGGTTACAACGCCGTGGCCACCGGCGCCACGCACGGTGTGTGGGGTGGCATGGTGTTGCCCGGCGACTACCCCTCCAAACTTGCGCCGATCTACGCTCGCCTCGCCGAACAGTTCGAGCAGTGCCGGCGCAGCGAAGTCGGCGACGTGCCAGTGGCCGCGCTGCACAATGTTGAGGATCGCGACAGCCCTCCAGCGACGTACGCCGGCGCCGCGTAG